In one window of Candidatus Binatia bacterium DNA:
- a CDS encoding ImmA/IrrE family metallo-endopeptidase produces MRQGRHGRQGAKAPKPTRKGQSVFDKIGSRRSRIGRAVAKLVKALDEDGPSFAEQAREFMIRFHDYSPLNRMLIYLQRPDATFVKGRRQWEKEGRRVRRGARAIFIVAPALNPRERGPTMFFTPARVYDVSDTEGPPFKVPTSAQAHGDRERILRLLGDLEEWVQCSGIKLVIGSPAVNTLIDGATDGKVIWLRPDLDPSARLVTLAHEIAHVRMHFHRDDRGNQLLVDQQGQPLSRDLHELEAELTSFLLLAWCGIDSMQGTKSYLASWRATPQAVQEHAERCFLTACAILRECQRKRYRNLTSTGPETNTRAARAAIAG; encoded by the coding sequence ATGAGGCAGGGACGGCACGGCCGCCAAGGGGCAAAGGCACCGAAGCCAACGCGCAAGGGCCAAAGCGTTTTCGACAAAATTGGCTCGCGGCGCTCCCGCATTGGCCGTGCTGTGGCCAAATTGGTCAAGGCCCTGGATGAAGACGGCCCGAGCTTTGCCGAGCAAGCCCGAGAGTTCATGATCCGATTCCATGATTACTCGCCGCTGAATCGAATGTTGATCTACCTCCAACGGCCCGATGCCACGTTCGTGAAGGGCAGGAGGCAGTGGGAAAAGGAGGGGCGGCGTGTGCGGCGCGGGGCGCGGGCAATCTTCATCGTCGCCCCGGCATTGAATCCGCGAGAGCGCGGCCCGACGATGTTTTTCACCCCGGCAAGGGTCTACGATGTTTCCGACACCGAAGGACCGCCGTTTAAAGTCCCTACCTCGGCGCAAGCTCACGGCGACCGCGAGCGAATCCTGCGCCTACTCGGCGATCTGGAGGAGTGGGTGCAATGCTCGGGAATCAAACTCGTGATCGGATCACCGGCGGTGAACACGCTGATCGACGGTGCAACGGACGGAAAGGTAATCTGGTTGCGCCCAGACCTCGATCCGAGCGCACGCTTGGTGACGCTCGCCCACGAGATCGCGCACGTGAGAATGCACTTCCACCGCGACGATCGCGGGAACCAGCTCTTGGTGGACCAGCAAGGCCAGCCGCTCAGCCGCGACCTTCACGAATTGGAGGCAGAGCTTACCTCATTTTTGCTTCTCGCATGGTGCGGCATTGACAGCATGCAAGGGACGAAGAGTTACCTCGCCAGTTGGAGGGCAACTCCGCAAGCCGTTCAAGAACACGCCGAGCGCTGCTTTCTCACCGCTTGCGCAATCCTGCGTGAGTGTCAGCGAAAGCGTTACCGGAACTTGACATCGACTGGTCCTGAAACCAACACCCGTGCAGCGCGAGCGGCAATTGCCGGATGA